In Bubalus bubalis isolate 160015118507 breed Murrah chromosome 3, NDDB_SH_1, whole genome shotgun sequence, a genomic segment contains:
- the LOC112583492 gene encoding olfactory receptor 2S2-like has product MRWMESETNGANQTVVTEFVLLGLHDHHNLEMVLFVLCLGIYSMNVLGNALLIRMNMLDPRLHTPMYFFLSSLALMDISGTSCFVPLMLVNFLEAQITISFPGCALQMYLTLALGSTECVLLAMMACDRYMAICQPLRYSELMSWQTCTWMAVVSWGAGFANSLLHSILTWSLPFCGHNIINHFFCEILAVLKLACGDISLNTLLTVVSAAVLTLAPLLLIFLSYVFILTAILRVPSAAGQHKAFSTCSAHLTVVVIFYGTLSFMYFKPEAKELNLDKLIALFYGVVTPSLNPIIYSLRNAEVKAATIALLRGDLSRKTSRFPIVL; this is encoded by the coding sequence atgagatggatggagAGTGAGACGAATGGGGCAAACCAGACGGTCGTGACAGAGTTTGTCCTGCTGGGGCTACACGACCACCACAACCTAGAGATGGTCCTGTTTGTGCTCTGCCTGGGCATCTACTCCATGAACGTGCTGGGTAATGCCCTTCTCATCAGGATGAACATGCTGGACCCCCgcctgcacacccccatgtacttcttcctcagcaGCCTCGCCCTCATGGACATCTCTGGCACATCCTGTTTTGTGCCGCTCATGCTGGTCAACTTCCTGGAAGCCCAAATCACCATCTCCTTCCCTGGCTGTGCCCTGCAGATGTACCTGACCCTGGCGCTGGGCTCCACGGAGTGTGTGCTCCTGGCCATGATGGCATGTGACCGGTACATGGCCATCTGCCAGCCTCTTCGCTACTCAGAGCTCATGAGCTGGCAGACATGCACGTGGATGGCAGTGGTGAGCTGGGGGGCAGGCTTTGCCAACTCCCTTCTCCATTCCATTCTCACCTGGAGCCTTCCCTTCTGTGGCCACAATATCAtcaaccacttcttctgtgaGATCTTGGCGGTGCTGAAACTAGCCTGTGGGGACATCTCTCTCAACACGCTGCTAACAGTGGTGTCTGCAGCTGTCTTGACGCTGGCCCCGCTGCTGCTCATCTTCCTGTCCTACGTGTTCATCCTCACTGCCATCCTGAGGGTGCCCTCTGCTGCCGGGCAGCACAAAGCCTTCTCTACCTGCTCTGCCCACCTCACAGTGGTGGTGATTTTCTATGGAACTCTCTCCTTCATGTACTTCAAGCCCGAAGCCAAGGAACTCAACTTGGATAAGCTTATTGCATTGTTCTATGGGGTCGTGACCCCCTCGCTGAACCCCATCATCTACAGCCTAAGGAACGCAGAAGTGAAAGCTGCCACCATAGCTCTGCTGAGGGGAGATCTTTCTAGGAAAACGTCTCGCTTTCCCATTGTTCTCTAA